In Xanthomonas campestris pv. phormiicola, the DNA window TGCGCGCCTGCAACGGCGCGGCGCCGAACGCGCGCGGCAAGTCGCTCACAGCGCCACCAGCAACACCGCCGCCTGCGCGGCGATGCCTTCGCCGCGGCCGGTGAACCCCAACTGCTCGCTGGTGGTGGCCTTGACGCTGACGCGCTCGACGCCGACCTGCAGCAGCGCGGCCAGGCGTTCGCGCATCGCCAGCGCATGCGGGCCGACCTTGGGCCGCTCGCAGATCACGGTCACGTCGGCGTTGCCGAGCTGCCAGCCGCTCTCGCGCAACAACTGCTCGCAATGGCTCAGGAACTGCGCGCTGTCGGCGCCTTTCCAGCGCGCATCCGAGGGCGGGAAATGCTGGCCGATGTCGCCCAACGCCAGCGCGCCGAGCAGCGCG includes these proteins:
- the ispF gene encoding 2-C-methyl-D-erythritol 2,4-cyclodiphosphate synthase; amino-acid sequence: MPDFPPFRIGQGYDVHAFGDGDHVMLGGVRVPHTRGVLAHSDGDVVIHALCDALLGALALGDIGQHFPPSDARWKGADSAQFLSHCEQLLRESGWQLGNADVTVICERPKVGPHALAMRERLAALLQVGVERVSVKATTSEQLGFTGRGEGIAAQAAVLLVAL